A single window of Cryptococcus depauperatus CBS 7841 chromosome 2, complete sequence DNA harbors:
- a CDS encoding 3-ketodihydrosphingosine reductase TSC10, whose translation MGWLRKNDYQPAGKHCYITGGSSGLGKALAESLVRQGAHVSIVGRDVAKAEKVVEELKSFAPHSQQIIQSISADLVSPTASEKAIHNACAAHGGRAPDYVFLCAGFSRPGLFVEMDKEQLRNCHDGVYWVSAYTAHEATRMMAQQRREGKVVFVGSFLSFTTFAGYASYSPGKYALRGLADALRSEMLLHNISIHLFTPCGILGPGFDAENKTKPTITKRIEEGDIPIPPEECAAALEAGLRKGYYQITDSWKTEPIRLRSNGGVPSNSVFMDTLYWAISSVAVPIWRMTADHTVKKSRKEVEKDLTSRGFYE comes from the exons ATGGGCTGGCTCAGAAAGAACGACTATCAACCAGCGGGCAAG CATTGTTATATCACCGGCGGTTCTTCTGGCCTTGGGAAAGCCTTGGCTGAAAGCCTGGTAAGGCAAGGAGCGCATGTCAGTATCgttggaagagatgttGCCAAAGCcgaaaaagttgttgaagaacTCAAG TCTTTTGCCcctcattctcaacaaatCATCCAATCAATTTCAGCAGATCTTGTCTCACCCACTGCGTCTGAAAAAGCCATTCACAACGCTTGCGCTGCTCATGGAGGTAGAGCTCCTGACTATGTGTTTCTTTGCGCTGGCTTCAGTAGGCCAGGATTATTTGTCGAGATGGACAAGGAGCAACTGAGAAAT TGCCATGATGGTGTTTATTGGGTCTCTGCGTATACTGCTCAT GAAGCTACACGGATGATGGCTCAACAACGTCGAGAGGGTAAGGTCGTCTTCGTTGGAAGCTTTTTAAGCTTTACGACCTTTGCTGGTTATGCTTCTTATTCACCTGGAAAGTATGCTCTTCGTG GCCTCGCCGACGCCCTTCGCTCCGAAATGCTTCTCCACAATATCTCTATTCATCTATTCACGCCCTGCGGTATCCTGGGGCCTGGTTTTGATGCCGAGAATAAGACAAAGCCGACAATCACTAAGCGCATTGAGGAAGGAGATATACCTATCCCGCCCGAAGAATGCGCCGCTGCTCTCGAGGCAG GGTTGAGGAAAGGTTACTATCAGATCACAGATAGTTGGAAGACAGAACCTATCAGGTTGAGGAGTAACGGAGGAGTGCCCTCCAATAGTGTTTTTATGGATACCTTATATTGGGCCATTAGCTCG GTTGCTGTCCCCATTTGGCGTATGACTGCTGATCATACTGTCAAAAAGAGCCGcaaagaagttgagaaggACTTGACGTCAAGAGGCTTCTATGAATAA